In the Pithys albifrons albifrons isolate INPA30051 chromosome 3, PitAlb_v1, whole genome shotgun sequence genome, one interval contains:
- the GXYLT1 gene encoding glucoside xylosyltransferase 1 isoform X3 yields MLPSDVCGVNCFWEAAFRYDYMKTHPSEKMHLAVVACGERLEETVTMLKSAIIFSIRPLHFHIFAEDQLHESFKDILDEFPYEGKVNYTLYPITFPTESAAEWKKLFKPCASQRLFLPLILKNVDSLLYVDTDILFLRPVDDIWSFLGKFNSTQIAAMAPEHEEPRIGWYNRFARHPYYGLTGINSGVMLMNMTRIRRKYFKNDMTPVRLQWREILMPLLKKYKLNITWGDQDLLNIMFYHNPESLYVFPCQWNYRPDHCIYGSNCKAAEEEGIFILHGNRGVYHDDKQPTFRAVYEAIKNYSFGDDLVHSLLQPLELELQKTMHTYCGRVYKVFLKQLTKSIRDLYARRSKGR; encoded by the exons ATGCTGCCCTCTGATGTTTGTGGAGTGAACTGCTTTTGGGAAGCTGCTTTTAG ATATGATTATATGAAAACACATCCATCTGAGAAAATGCATCTAGCAGTGGTGGCCTGTGGTGAAAGACTGGAGGAGACTGTTACTATGTTGAAATCAGCCATTATTTTCAGCATCAGACCTCTTCACTTTCATATTTTTGCTGAGGACCAATTACATGAGAGTTTCAAAGACATA CTCGATGAATTCCCCTATGAAGGAAAAGTTAATTACACATTATATCCAATAACATTTCCAACTGAGAGTGCAGCAGAATGGAAGAAATTGTTTAAACCATGTGCTTCACAAAGGCTATTTTTGCCA TTAATCCTCAAAAATGTGGATTCGCTGCTGTATGTTGATACTGACATCTTGTTTTTGAGGCCTGTTGATGATATTTGGTCTTTTCTGGGAAAGTTCAACTCCACACAAATTGCTGCAATGGCACCAGAACATGAAGAGCCTCGTATTGGGTGGTATAATCGCTTTGCTAGACATCCCTATTATGGACTAACTGGAATTAATTCTGGAGTCATGTTAATGAATATGACACgtatcagaagaaaatatttcaag AATGATATGACACCAGTCCGGTTACAGTGGAGAGAAATTCTTATGCCACTACTGAAGAAATACAAATTGAACATAACATGGGGTGATCAGGATCTATTGAACATTATGTTTTATCACAATCCAG AAAGTCTTTATGTCTTTCCGTGCCAATGGAATTATCGGCCTGACCACTGCATCTATGGAAGCAATTGTAAGGCAGCTGAAGAAGAAGGTATATTTATTCTTCATGGAAACAGAGGTGTTTACCACGATGATAAACAACCAACTTTTAGGGCTGTCTATGAAGCAATAAAAAAT TATTCATTTGGAGATGATCTGGTTCATTCACTGTTGCAGCCCCTAGAACTGGAATTACAGAAAACCATGCATACATACTGTGGAAGAGTTTACAAAGTATTCTTAAAGCAGCTAACAAAAAGCATAAGGGACTTGTATGCCAGAAGATCAAAGGGAAGGTGA